One bacterium genomic window carries:
- a CDS encoding iron-sulfur cluster assembly scaffold protein — MNADLQDARKIYSEKVIENFMQPQNVGKIEDADAIGTIKGICGDTMQICFKVANGKITEIRFITDGCGPTIACGSMATQLAKGKSIQEAMKISPNDILEGLDGLPEDHLHCAILAVMTLYGAISRYLLSK, encoded by the coding sequence ATGAACGCAGATTTACAGGATGCCAGAAAGATATACTCAGAAAAGGTAATCGAAAACTTTATGCAGCCTCAGAATGTGGGTAAGATTGAAGATGCAGATGCTATCGGGACTATAAAAGGTATTTGTGGCGATACCATGCAGATATGTTTTAAGGTAGCCAATGGTAAAATCACAGAGATCAGATTTATTACCGATGGTTGCGGGCCAACTATTGCCTGCGGCAGTATGGCTACTCAACTGGCTAAAGGCAAAAGTATTCAGGAAGCAATGAAGATTTCTCCCAATGATATCCTGGAAGGCTTAGATGGGCTGCCAGAAGACCATCTTCATTGTGCTATTTTAGCAGTAATGACACTTTACGGTGCGATAAGTAGATACTTATTATCCAAATAA
- a CDS encoding DUF5320 family protein, with the protein MPRGNGTGPAGMGPGTGMGRGGCIPGAGMGAGRGGGFSGGRGSGWLGLIGALPYIISQFRQIKKPAALKASQLNNQPVPATTPEQERKQLESQLVEIKQQMNAIEQRLAELK; encoded by the coding sequence ATGCCAAGAGGAAATGGAACAGGACCAGCAGGAATGGGACCAGGAACCGGCATGGGTAGAGGTGGCTGTATTCCTGGTGCAGGAATGGGAGCAGGTAGAGGGGGTGGCTTTTCTGGTGGAAGAGGTAGTGGCTGGTTGGGACTTATAGGGGCCCTACCGTATATTATCAGCCAGTTTCGCCAGATAAAGAAACCAGCAGCACTAAAAGCCTCCCAACTAAATAATCAACCAGTACCTGCAACTACACCAGAGCAAGAAAGGAAACAGCTTGAGAGCCAATTAGTAGAGATTAAACAGCAGATGAATGCTATTGAGCAACGCCTGGCAGAACTCAAATAA